The genomic interval aaagaacatgtataatactcttgagatcgaacctaaccatatgaggattaagatcatttgatctaggatcaacaggtgatattgaattgaatagatattacggtaaattataatatatctaatcaaagttcaatatcggtcccttccgatgtatactccatacatccgatactggtaaactttgccaatgccctggaaaagacataacacttatccaaggtgtaaataTACCTATCGttaattatcatgccagtctaaatccagtgaactgacaaatcagggaataaactttcgaacatataattaagattatattccactgtgttgacaacactataatcattaacaaattcatatgttctggacttaaatagaatttatacattatatatataatcatgaaataaatcatgtgaaccatgcaacataaaatgttatttctgatctttattaataagtaaatctgattatattgaaatgagttttatttagggcacaaaacccaacagtctgATGGTCGTCTCGTGGGTATATGTGGGTTGGGGTCTGATGGGTTACGtggggggtccgatggtccgatgggTTATGTGGGTTGGGGTCCAATGGGTTATGTGGGTTGGGGTCTGATGGGTTATGtggggggtccgatggtccgattgGTTATGTgggttggggtccgatggtccgatgggTTATGTGGGTCGGGGTCCGATGGGTTATGTGGGTTGGGGTCTGATGGGTTATGtggggggtccgatggtccgatgggTTATGTGGGTTGGGTCCGATGGTGTTGTGGGTTGAAGTTTGAGATTGAAGGTTGTTCGGTTAGTGGGTGTCCGTGGGAGTCGTCTCGGTCGGATCGGGGTTGTGGGTCTCCGTCGGAGTCGTCTCGGTCGAAGTGGGGGTGAGGGGGCTGGGTCGGCTCGTACGATGTGGTGAGGGGGTTGAGGGTTCAGTTGGGTTGagagagaaggtagagagatataggaagagagagagagttgggtTGTGTGTTATGTGAGGGTTATTCTTGAGTTTTTTTATAAAAGTGtcatatatgttttattttgaaatgtattggtttaagaataaaatattagggtttttaaagtatagtttttcaaatttccttaaaccaatatgaacacatccaaatcatcacaatcattattttaaatctattattcatgaaattaaatcattaccatgactctgaggccagttgctggagattattttactaggatctagatacatgtatgttgattaacaccctaaatatgaattatctaaaataatggaattaaacacatataaagttaaaaaacCTTAGtggcagcgaaataatatgtctcattccgcttagatctctaacacttgttcctttctgtcgtaaagtattatcaagatttgaccccgattctccttcaggtgttggattcttcataatcttacacactatgacactaatatattaaaaaaaaaaatacaaacacattataaatatataaaatattaagcaAATTCGCATGAGAATGGGATTGTCATCTTCATTCCCACCTTGTTTAGTATTTTGGGAGAAGAAAAATACCCGTTCCCACCACATTCCCCTTTGACGAGAAATCTCTACTCCATTAGCTTTAGGGGTGGGTCCCCATCCCGGGGAAAATGTGCATGACTAGTGTGGAGTGGAGCGTGGGCTGTGGAGGGAGTAAAAAGTGTATAATAAAATAGGAATAATTAGATGGTACTTCTTTTAAGTTgtttgtgtttaatttttacatgctctttctatatttttcatttttaccctttttttcaACAACTCTACCAATTATGCCCTTATCATCTAACGATACTCTGACTCTCTATTTAACTCTAACTTATGTAGCTGTGAGGAAATAATTTGTAATGGAGTTAGTAGGCACATttcaattcaaatttaaaataaaactatttttgGTTAACTCATCAAAAAACAGTATATTTAAACTTACCCCAATAAAATACATGGCGGTTTGCTGCTAAAAGTAAAGCGATGAATGGGTGGTTTCTTCTGTTTTTCACAATAGAAGAAGCATCAGTCCAAATTTAACCCGCAAGGCGTAAGGTGCTTTAAtctcttcttctttctcatcATTATTCATCTATCTATCAAAATATcatgtatttatttatatacatatattaatattaatgtaCTCAATTTACGTCCTTTAAATAATCGATTTCATTACCCATTTTTCTCTGATCACATTTTTGCTACTCCAGCTTTTATGGGGAAGCAAGTTTTTTTTGTTGTGAAAGGCAGggttttgaaaagtttaaagcatcattttattactgttattattgttagcctgaaatttatttatttgcatTTGTAATTAGAACTGAACTTGGGTTATGGgtgcatttttcttttttttgttattatttatatatttttatgattttttttatcccAAGGGATTTGACTGTTCATACTTCATTCTCACTCTTGTGTTTATTATTTCACGCAGAAGTGACTGCTTCAAAATGATGGAGAGTTGTAATGGTTATAATGAAATGGTAGTTGGAAGCAAAGACTTGATTGATTTAGTTTTCTCTTGGTCCATCGCAGATGTTATCAATGGTGATCTCTATAAAGAACAGGTATACTCTATTTCATGCATTTTTGTTTGGgttaaaaaaaagacaaaaaaacatAGTGGGCGGTTGTAATTCAATATGTAATATGCCTGTActatttacattatttatttatatttaaacagAATACTGAAATGAATAGAattgtttattttctttctatcaATGTGTCACTGAATACTGTTTAgtaatacttaaaaaataatgtcAGTGGAAAAGTTGAAGTTAGTTTGACACAAAAGTTGCAATCATGAACTAGGTTCTTGTAGTATggtgtttggttggaggtaataaaatggaatggaaaggaaaggaaacaatcttcattccattcctttgtttggttgcatactAAAGTGTTGGGAATGTCATTCTAATGGAATGagttttggtggaatgactattccattttgaagTGGAAAGAAAGACCATTCTGACGtatgatgagaaaaaatttaataatttttttatcactttttttaatgcattttaaattttattcaatttctaTTCCCATTTTTATGTTTTCATTCTTTCCAACCAATCGCCACCTAAGTtctttattcatttaaattGACACTGATAGTTTGATAGATGTGTTTTTAAACTTATGGACTATATCCTTAACATTTTGTTAATTAGGTGAAGACGATTCCCTATATCTTCTCATCAACAACTGAATACTTGAGCTCATTCATCACCCCTCTGATAGAGGAAACACATGCTGAATTGCTTAAAAGCTTCAAAGAATTGTCTGATGCACCTTACTCTGAAATAAAATCTTTGAAGCGGTCTAAGGATTTTAAGCCTCCTAAAGATTTGCTGTACAAAATTGAAGTGGAAAGAAGCATGGAAAATGAGAATGATATGAATGCATTTGAGCCTGAAGTTGGAGATCTCATTGCCATCACTAGTGTAAGACCTACATGTGTTGATGATCTTGACCGGCCTGAAAGATCCTATCTCATTGCTCATGTGAAAAGGGTGAGGGAGAGAGATGATCATTTTAAACTTTTAATACTATCTTCAAAGCCTGCCCTGGTTGATGAAGATCACATGGAAGAGAATGGGAAGAGGACAAAGCTTTTTGCTGTAAAGTTGATCAATATGACTACAAATGTTCGTATAATGACTGCCTTAAACTGCGATCAGAAAGCAGTGAACATGAACATCATTCAAAATGTTCTGCAAGCTGGATTTTACGTAAGATGTTTTTCGTGTTTTGCCTGCATCTCAATATCATAAATATGTGTACACTAAATGCATGACTTAACATAtttaatattgaataaaatCACATGTAACAGATATCATACTTAAAAGTTATAATGATTCTAAATCTTGATAGTTAATTTGTGTTATTGACACAGAACAAAATTATATCTAACTCTTGCAGGATGTAGAAAATTGTACCATCTGCCAATCTGATAGCATTTGCAGTGCTATGAATCCAGATGTATGTGCCAGAATGCGCAAGTCGGGTTTGGATGATTCACAACAAGATGCAATTTTAAGCTGTATTAGAGCTACAAAGTGTTACCATCAAAATACTGTCAAAATGATATGGGGACCTCCTGGAACAGGGAAAACAAAGACAGTTGGTTTTCTTTTAAGTTTGTTGCTTAGGGAGGAATGCAGAACACTCACATGTGCTCCAACAAACACTGCAGTTCTGGAGGTGACAAATCAACTCGTAAAAAATGTTGTAGCTTCAGCTAACGATGAGATGTATGGGCTAGGAGATATAGTTTTGGTTGGGAATAAGAAACGAATGAATATTGATGATTATGATGAACTTTATCGTGTTTTTCTTGATTATCGGGCAGACATACTTGCTGCGTGTTTTGATCCAAATTTCGGGTGGAGAGATACTTTACATGACATGATTAGTTTGCTTAAGGAACCTGACAAACAGTACAGATTATACTTGAGAAAGATGAAAGGGGAAGACAAAGACATCATGAAGAATGATAATAGTAATTTGATTAAAGAATGTGTGAATTTGGGAAATAAAGATTTTGAAAGAAATACAGAAAAAGATGATAGTGATAAATCTGTTGAAGTCAAAAAAGGCAATAAAGATATGAAGCAGTTCATTTTGAGGTTCTTGAAAGAAAACAAGACCGATAAAAGACCGAACACTATGCTACATCTACTGAGAGAAAAAGAATCAAAGCAAGAGGGACATAATAGGAATGATGTTCCAGCAAAGAAGAAAGGAAGAGAAGGGGAAAAAGTACATGATATTCCTATGACTTTTGGGGAGTTTGTAAAGAAGAGGTTTGATATTGTTAGACAATGGATGTGCTTTCTTATTGAGATTTTGCGTACACACCTGCCTACATCTGTTATTTCACCAGAAGTGGCAAAGAATATGCTTGAAGCTGAGAAAtctctaaaaaaatttcaacaaGTTTTGCATGGTGTTTCCAACGAAGATTTAAAGGAAGCCTTCAGTAGAGGCAGTCAATTTACAAACCTCAATCGTGAAAAGGTTAATAGCCTTTTTATTCTAGAATCACTGCCTACCAAGTTTTGCTTTCCATATACTCGTGATAAAAGGGTAATAAGAGAATACTGCTTGAAAAAGGCATGCCTCATTTTCTGTACTGCTTCGGGCTCTGCTAAATTGAACATCATTGATATGAAACCTTTGGAACTATTGGTTATAGATGAAGCTGCTCAACTTAAAGAATGTGAATCAACTATTCCTTTACAACTTCATGGGTTCCGTCATGCTATACTAGTAGGAGATGAGCAGCAACTACCTGCAATGGTTACAAGCCAGGTTGTTACTGTGTGTGTTATTTAAAGCCTTAAATATCTATAGAATCATTGAATTTAACAATAGTACCATTTTCAGATTTCTGAAGAAGCTGATTTTGGAAGAAGTTTGTTCGAGAGGTTGGCGTACCTGGGACACAAGAAAAACCTTCTTAATGTTCAGTACAGGATGCATCCATCCATAAGCCTATTTCCAAATAAGGAGTTCTATAACAATCAGATTTTGAATGGACAGAATGTTAAAGATAGAAGCTATAATAAGAGTTTCCTACGAGGAAAAATGTATGGCTCATATTCTTTCATAAATGTGTCACATGGAAAGGAGGAATTTGATGACAAGCGTAGTCGAAAAAACATAGTTGAGGTTGCTGTAATCTTGGAGATGGTCGAAAGCCTTCATAAACGTACGTCTAAGTTATATACTAAACTAGTTGAATATTATTTCATAATTCTACATTTTTAATGGAAATTTCTCTGTGAGATGATCTTAGAACATGTGATAAGATAGGACTAgggaataatatttattttctatttgcTTTTTCTAGAAATTATTTTGACAAAGAAGAAGGTCAGAGTAGGTGTGATAACACCCTACAAGGCACAAGTTCATGCACTTACTGAGAAAATGAGAAAGTATACTTCAGATCCCCACAATGCCTTCTTTGTAAGTGTCCGCACAGTTGATGGATTCCAAGGTGGGGAGGAGGATATTATAATCATATCTACTGTCAGGTGTAATGGGATTGGCTCATTAAGTTTCCTATCTAGTAGGCAAAGAGCAAATGTGGCACTAACACGAGCAAGGTTAAGACTTGGTTATAATTTATGCAAAATGTTTATAGTGACTTTCTGTAGTTTTTCATTATATCCAATCCATGATATATGGTGCAGGTATTGCCTTTGGATAGTGGGGAGTGGAGAAACATTACGTAAGAGTGGCACCTTTTGGAAAAATTTAGTCATTGATGCAGAAGAACGAGGGTGTTTCCATGATGCTTGGGAGGACATGAACATGGCACGTGCTATTACAGTTGCACTGATTGGTCTTAACCAAATCTCAATGTTACTTGGTCTAGATGCAGTTCTGTTTAAGAAAGCGAGATGGAAGGTATGCCTATCCTTTGCATCACTTTAATTAAGTAAATGCATTTTGCGAAAATGTAATTCATTTCATTTTTCTCTATGctctaaatttctaatttttttctatatatgtttttgtgtggcTATAAAGTTATGATTCCTGTTGCAGCAGACAAATATCTTGTTTTATACTTGCATTTGCATAGTGAGATTCACTCATTTTGCATTATAGTAACTAGAAAGGCGGGATTTACAAAAAATCAAGGTGCTAAAGGTTGGTTTTGGTTTGTCAGTGTCAATCCTTTCTTTTTTAACAGAATGTCAGTGAGTGTCAATCTTATAATAGCAACTTAACCCATGTGGTTGGGTGGGTGAGTTGTCCTGGCTCAAGCACCCCCTATAGATGTAtcttaaaaaaagaaagatcaATCTTACGGTAATTGTTTGTTGCTACATTTTGTTGTTAGCAATTAATCAAAGAAAAAACTGGCTTACTGGACAGAAGTACAATGGTCTAGTAGGACCATTATctgcttttcttttctttttttttttttaaatcaaactCATTGTGATTCGGCTTCTTACTCTGTGAAAGGTAATGGTTGACCTCTGGTTTTCATTTTAATGTAGGTGTGCTTCACTTATTTCTTCTGGCAATCAATGACAAGtgttaaaaataatttgttcTACAAGAAAGTGCTTATTCTACTGGAGAAGCTTTCCGGTGGCTGGCGTGACATATACATTGAGAGGGACCATGCTGAAATTTCCTCCCAATTATTAGAGTTCTACTTGGTTAGCATGGAATTATATCTTGTTTGGACCGTAGATATTGTGAAAGATGACTCGCACTGCATTCAGATTTTACAGGTTTGGGATATTTTGCCACTATCCAAAATACCAGAACTGTCAAAGCAGATAGATTTTATACACAGAAGTTATTCAGCAGATAAGTTGAATCGGTGCAAGTACAAATGCTACGAGGGGTACACGCTTTTAATTATACTTcattctctgttgcattttctATTTTTCACTAGTAGGGTGGTAAtagtttttacatttttattactCTTTTTTTCCTTTGGGGTCTGTTTTTCTTTCCTTTATGTCAAGCTTAATTTCCAGTGTGGTTTAAGTCATCTAATTGAGTTTCTACAGGGATTTGGTTGTTCCAATGACATGGCCAATAAATTCCAGTTGTGCTGAAACTATTCCTGGGAAGTTACTTCCAAAGTCAATGCCTTTGTTTCTAAAGGACATGCCAGAAACATCATCAACCTATGGAAGGTTAGTAGATTGACTAATACATGAGATGAAGGAGAACGCTACTAGTGTTTATTTTTGCAATAAATATCTATTAACTTTCCTCAAGAGTCGTTAGACATGTGGTGCTTTCACTGATCAAATTTTGAGACTATCTTGGTAATAATATGAAAGCCTCTTGTATTCAAAAGGTTGTAAAGTTAGCAAGGGCTTTGCTAAGTGGATCGGATACCTGACATTttctattttcatcaaaatattAAGCTTTGAATATCTCTACAGGGAGTTGGTTGCTCCAGTGGGACAGGAAGTGGACACAAGCTGTGCTGATACTGATCCTGGGAAATTATCATCAAGATTTGTGGCTTCATTCAGTTCAAAGCATGATCTGAAAACATCATTACCGACTAACAGGTGAGTGCTGAAGCTGCAGAATGAGTTCATATGCGAGCACAACACATTTTGCTTCAGCTTTTAAcatcttttttctctttcttttaggAATATGGTTGTTCCATTGAAATGCTCAGTAGGAAGCTCAAGTTGCAATGAAGATGATCTTATGGAGTTAGAACCAGAAATATCAGAAACAGTTGACAGGTCAGTTTTGCCATCTACTTTTCCTGCTGTACGTTCCATGACTTTTTTGAAAGTTAATTTTGGAGCACAATGCATAATTTCTTTAGCATTAACTACCATCTAATTAAATTTTCCAGATATTTTGTTGTTCCAAAGAGATGGCCAATGGACAGAAGTTGCAGTGTAGCTGATCCCATTGAGTCACTGTCAAAATTAATGGCTTTGCTCAGTCTGAAAGATAATCTTCCCTGCTGTGAAATGACATTAAATTGAATTTAAAGAAGAAAAGATAACAGTCATTTTGTTCCCTTCAGAATTAACCCAACATTAGACTCAAAGGAATTATAGCTTAGGTAGTCAGATTGACTTTTCCACCATACATTGAAGTTTTGTATAGATGACCAGTATTGCTCTTTGAACAAAGTAAGTATATAATGAAATACGCGCCGAGTTATTGGAGGCTTCTTTCCTTCTATCCTTGGTGTTTGGTTCACATGAATGGGCATTGGAATGGACTTGCTATTCCTTAAGGTGGTGTTTTGTTCACATGAATGAGCATTGGAATGGACTTGCTATTCCTTAAGAAAGCTCAATCAAGTGTTTGGTTTCTTTATTAGAACTTGAAAGCCCATTCCAAAGGAATTACAATTCACCTAAACTAAGGATTTACTTTTCCACTATAAAATCACTTGAAAGCTAATTCCATACTAACAAAAGTCTATT from Cannabis sativa cultivar Pink pepper isolate KNU-18-1 chromosome 4, ASM2916894v1, whole genome shotgun sequence carries:
- the LOC115714517 gene encoding uncharacterized protein LOC115714517 isoform X1; translated protein: MGAFFFFLLLFIYFYDFFYPKGFDCSYFILTLVFIISRRSDCFKMMESCNGYNEMVVGSKDLIDLVFSWSIADVINGDLYKEQVKTIPYIFSSTTEYLSSFITPLIEETHAELLKSFKELSDAPYSEIKSLKRSKDFKPPKDLLYKIEVERSMENENDMNAFEPEVGDLIAITSVRPTCVDDLDRPERSYLIAHVKRVRERDDHFKLLILSSKPALVDEDHMEENGKRTKLFAVKLINMTTNVRIMTALNCDQKAVNMNIIQNVLQAGFYDVENCTICQSDSICSAMNPDVCARMRKSGLDDSQQDAILSCIRATKCYHQNTVKMIWGPPGTGKTKTVGFLLSLLLREECRTLTCAPTNTAVLEVTNQLVKNVVASANDEMYGLGDIVLVGNKKRMNIDDYDELYRVFLDYRADILAACFDPNFGWRDTLHDMISLLKEPDKQYRLYLRKMKGEDKDIMKNDNSNLIKECVNLGNKDFERNTEKDDSDKSVEVKKGNKDMKQFILRFLKENKTDKRPNTMLHLLREKESKQEGHNRNDVPAKKKGREGEKVHDIPMTFGEFVKKRFDIVRQWMCFLIEILRTHLPTSVISPEVAKNMLEAEKSLKKFQQVLHGVSNEDLKEAFSRGSQFTNLNREKVNSLFILESLPTKFCFPYTRDKRVIREYCLKKACLIFCTASGSAKLNIIDMKPLELLVIDEAAQLKECESTIPLQLHGFRHAILVGDEQQLPAMVTSQISEEADFGRSLFERLAYLGHKKNLLNVQYRMHPSISLFPNKEFYNNQILNGQNVKDRSYNKSFLRGKMYGSYSFINVSHGKEEFDDKRSRKNIVEVAVILEMVESLHKQIILTKKKVRVGVITPYKAQVHALTEKMRKYTSDPHNAFFVSVRTVDGFQGGEEDIIIISTVRCNGIGSLSFLSSRQRANVALTRARYCLWIVGSGETLRKSGTFWKNLVIDAEERGCFHDAWEDMNMARAITVALIGLNQISMLLGLDAVLFKKARWKVCFTYFFWQSMTSVKNNLFYKKVLILLEKLSGGWRDIYIERDHAEISSQLLEFYLVSMELYLVWTVDIVKDDSHCIQILQVWDILPLSKIPELSKQIDFIHRSYSADKLNRCKYKCYEGDLVVPMTWPINSSCAETIPGKLLPKSMPLFLKDMPETSSTYGRELVAPVGQEVDTSCADTDPGKLSSRFVASFSSKHDLKTSLPTNRNMVVPLKCSVGSSSCNEDDLMELEPEISETVDRYFVVPKRWPMDRSCSVADPIESLSKLMALLSLKDNLPCCEMTLN
- the LOC115714517 gene encoding uncharacterized protein LOC115714517 isoform X2; protein product: MMESCNGYNEMVVGSKDLIDLVFSWSIADVINGDLYKEQVKTIPYIFSSTTEYLSSFITPLIEETHAELLKSFKELSDAPYSEIKSLKRSKDFKPPKDLLYKIEVERSMENENDMNAFEPEVGDLIAITSVRPTCVDDLDRPERSYLIAHVKRVRERDDHFKLLILSSKPALVDEDHMEENGKRTKLFAVKLINMTTNVRIMTALNCDQKAVNMNIIQNVLQAGFYDVENCTICQSDSICSAMNPDVCARMRKSGLDDSQQDAILSCIRATKCYHQNTVKMIWGPPGTGKTKTVGFLLSLLLREECRTLTCAPTNTAVLEVTNQLVKNVVASANDEMYGLGDIVLVGNKKRMNIDDYDELYRVFLDYRADILAACFDPNFGWRDTLHDMISLLKEPDKQYRLYLRKMKGEDKDIMKNDNSNLIKECVNLGNKDFERNTEKDDSDKSVEVKKGNKDMKQFILRFLKENKTDKRPNTMLHLLREKESKQEGHNRNDVPAKKKGREGEKVHDIPMTFGEFVKKRFDIVRQWMCFLIEILRTHLPTSVISPEVAKNMLEAEKSLKKFQQVLHGVSNEDLKEAFSRGSQFTNLNREKVNSLFILESLPTKFCFPYTRDKRVIREYCLKKACLIFCTASGSAKLNIIDMKPLELLVIDEAAQLKECESTIPLQLHGFRHAILVGDEQQLPAMVTSQISEEADFGRSLFERLAYLGHKKNLLNVQYRMHPSISLFPNKEFYNNQILNGQNVKDRSYNKSFLRGKMYGSYSFINVSHGKEEFDDKRSRKNIVEVAVILEMVESLHKQIILTKKKVRVGVITPYKAQVHALTEKMRKYTSDPHNAFFVSVRTVDGFQGGEEDIIIISTVRCNGIGSLSFLSSRQRANVALTRARYCLWIVGSGETLRKSGTFWKNLVIDAEERGCFHDAWEDMNMARAITVALIGLNQISMLLGLDAVLFKKARWKVCFTYFFWQSMTSVKNNLFYKKVLILLEKLSGGWRDIYIERDHAEISSQLLEFYLVSMELYLVWTVDIVKDDSHCIQILQVWDILPLSKIPELSKQIDFIHRSYSADKLNRCKYKCYEGDLVVPMTWPINSSCAETIPGKLLPKSMPLFLKDMPETSSTYGRELVAPVGQEVDTSCADTDPGKLSSRFVASFSSKHDLKTSLPTNRNMVVPLKCSVGSSSCNEDDLMELEPEISETVDRYFVVPKRWPMDRSCSVADPIESLSKLMALLSLKDNLPCCEMTLN